From Scytonema millei VB511283:
ATCGATGCTTGTCGGAATATATTGACTATGTTGCCTGTGGTCAGAAAGTTAGGCGTGAGCAAGGCGAAGAGAATGCAAATCAGCGCCAGAATTGGGAGAATTCCTACTACCTGAAGCAGGTTACTTGCAGATTTACGCCTACCCCCCTTGGGGCGATCGCTCGATCTGCCTCGCATTGGTTTTGATTGGATTTGACTCATAATTTTTCTCCCTCAATTGCTCCGGTGGCATAAGTCATAATCTTTTCTTGCGTAATTTTCTCGCCGTTGGTGCTGTTTAGTTCGCCAACTAAACGCCCTTCTCGCATCACCAAAACGCGATCGCTCATCCCGATAATTTCGGGTAGTTCGCTGGAAACCATCAGAATTGCAACTCCTTGGGCTGCTAAGTCGCTAATAATGCGATAAATTTCGCTTTTTGCGCCAATATCTACACCCCTTGTGGGTTCGTCTAACATCAAAACTTTGGGCTTAATTGCCAACCATCTTGCTAGCAACAGTTTTTGTTGGTTGCCACCAGATAAATCTAAGGCTCTAATGCCTAGTTCTGCTAGCCGAATATTGAAGTTATCGACTGCGGCTGAGGCAATTTGGTTAATTCGTAATGGGCTGATCGTGCCTACTTTTGCTTCCCGTTTAAGTAGGTTAATTGCAATATTCTTGCGGCAGCTCATTTCCAGAAACAAACCCTGTTCTTTGCGGTCTTCTGGCACGTAACCAATACCAGCGGCGATCGCATCGCTGGGTTGATTGATGTTGAGATGTTTACCATCTAAAATCACTTCACCACTTGTCTTGGGGTCAGCACCGAAAATTAACCGACATAATTCCGTACGTCCTGCACCTACCAGCCCCGCCAAGCCGACAATTTCTCCTGCATGTAGTGTTAAATTTGCAGGCTGAATTTTGCCACCATCGCTAATGTTCTTTACCTCTAGTACGACTGAACCGATGGTTTTTCCGGGCTGTTTTTCAAACAAATCTTGCAAAGGTCTGCCTACCATCATTTGTACCAGGCGCTCGCTAGAGATCTCCTGGCGTTCTAAACTGCCTACGTACTCGCCATCTCGCAAAACGCTAATGCGATCGGCAAGCGCGTAAATTTCTTCCATGCGATGACTGATATAAATAATGGCGATGCCGTTGTCTCGCAGCTTGCGAATTAACTCAAATAGTTGTTCTGTCTCGCGGTCTGAAAGCGCTGCGGTTGGCTCATCCATAATTAGGATGCGGCTATTGTCCTTGAGCGCCCGCGCAATCTCTACTTGTTGCT
This genomic window contains:
- a CDS encoding sugar ABC transporter ATP-binding protein, with protein sequence MTTTTSPPIPRLEMRGITKKFHGVTALENVNLTVYPGEIHALMGENGAGKSTLMKILAGAYETDAGEIRINGEPVRISDPSAARLAGIALIYQELNLAPNLTVAENIFMGSELTKGYFLDRDRMNQEAAAVLNSLGASFQPEDTVSRLSIAEQQQVEIARALKDNSRILIMDEPTAALSDRETEQLFELIRKLRDNGIAIIYISHRMEEIYALADRISVLRDGEYVGSLERQEISSERLVQMMVGRPLQDLFEKQPGKTIGSVVLEVKNISDGGKIQPANLTLHAGEIVGLAGLVGAGRTELCRLIFGADPKTSGEVILDGKHLNINQPSDAIAAGIGYVPEDRKEQGLFLEMSCRKNIAINLLKREAKVGTISPLRINQIASAAVDNFNIRLAELGIRALDLSGGNQQKLLLARWLAIKPKVLMLDEPTRGVDIGAKSEIYRIISDLAAQGVAILMVSSELPEIIGMSDRVLVMREGRLVGELNSTNGEKITQEKIMTYATGAIEGEKL